The following are from one region of the Coffea eugenioides isolate CCC68of chromosome 2, Ceug_1.0, whole genome shotgun sequence genome:
- the LOC113762215 gene encoding probable carboxylesterase 1: MDSTPSTEVLHDSYPYFRVYKDGRIEKFAEFPYTPPSEDPQTGVKSKDILIPPENNVSVRLYLPRTTTPDEKLPIIIYIHGGAFVIESAFSPLYDPYLNSLAAEAKAIAVSIEYRLAPEHPFPACYDDSWIAFEWVLAHASSAQGPEAWINNHADFARIFLAGDSAGANIAHDVMVRASEKIGPGDEVKIAGMILVHPYFGDGKPDMLDKLFSLIAPDISICDDPRLHPMAHPDLLSRLVCKRVLVLTAEKDFVRERSLLYYCALKKSRWDGELEMMETEEEGHCFHLPNPTSEPARVLMKRIVTFINQDPS; the protein is encoded by the coding sequence ATGGACTCAACCCCATCAACCGAGGTGCTTCACGACTCCTATCCCTACTTTCGTGTATACAAGGATGGCCGAATCGAGAAATTTGCAGAGTTCCCCTACACCCCTCCGTCAGAGGATCCCCAAACAGGCGTCAAATCCAAAGATATCCTTATTCCACCTGAGAATAACGTTTCAGTCCGCCTTTACCTTCCCAGAACCACCACTCCTGATGAAAAGCTTCCCATCATAATCTACATCCACGGAGGTGCTTTTGTGATTGAATCAGCATTTTCTCCTCTATACGATCCCTACCTTAACTCCCTAGCAGCTGAAGCCAAGGCGATTGCTGTTTCCATCGAGTACAGACTAGCCCCGGAGCATCCTTTCCCCGCATGCTATGATGATTCTTGGATAGCATTCGAATGGGTTCTTGCACATGCTAGTTCTGCACAGGGTCCTGAAGCGTGGATCAATAACCATGCCGATTTTGCTAGAATCTTTTTGGCAGGTGATAGTGCTGGAGCTAATATTGCACATGATGTAATGGTCAGGGCCAGTGAAAAAATTGGACCAGGGGATGAGGTAAAGATCGCGGGGATGATCTTGGTCCATCCCTATTTTGGTGATGGTAAGCCTGATATGCTTGATAAGCTTTTCTCCCTCATAGCCCCAGATATTAGCATCTGTGATGATCCCAGGTTGCATCCTATGGCGCATCCTGATCTGTTGTCGAGGCTTGTTTGCAAAAGGGTCCTGGTCTTAACAGCGGAGAAGGATTTCGTAAGAGAGAGAAGTTTGCTTTACTACTGCGCATTGAAGAAAAGTAGATGGGATGGAGAATTGGAAATGATGGAGACTGAAGAGGAGGGACATTGCTT